A stretch of DNA from Pseudonocardia hierapolitana:
GCCGGAAGGCCAGTTCCCGCAAAGGGCCAGATCGGGATGCGGTGCGACCGCTTCGTCCAGCCTGGACCCGGGCTGCGCCGGGCCGCAAGAGCCGAACTCGACCCGGACGGGCCGATCTTCAAAAACTCACCCGTACGAACAGCACACGTCTTGATACCCGGCGATCGACATTCTCAACACGATCTCGAGTGCGCACGTCTCGATCGCGTGCCGGGTCAGCGGAGTCCGGGGCCCGGCGGTCGGCTCCAACCGCACCACGGACTCGGCCCTGCCCACCAGCGCCGAAACGGTGTCGATCATGGCCGCACACCGAGGATCTCGATGGACAGCAGCCAGGATGCGTTCGCGATCGGCGGTGCTTACGGAACAGGCACATCCGCCGCCGCGGCGGGAGAGGCAGCCGGGATTCTCGGAAGCTGCTGGGCGACCGAATCGCGGACAAGGTGGAGGCCGACAACGCCGTCCTCGCGGCCGGGGGCACGGTCTTCCACGCCGGGGTTCTCGACGACGGACCGGAAAGCACCAACCGGCGCACGGTCGGCCTGGAGGCCGCGCCGCCGTTCGACCTCCGCGCGACGGTCAGCCGGGAGACCGTCGCCGCTGCCATGCTCGACGAGGCCGAGGTGCCTCGCTCTTCCGGCACCGTGGCCCTGCCGCTCGCCGTCTAGCAGACAACGGACCGCCCGGTCGTCGTCGACGCGCTCGGCTCTTCCTGGCCCGGCGGTGCGGTCGACGTCGCCGACCGCGTCTTCGCCGAAGCGCTCGCGGACGCGCTGAACCCTTCCGATCCCGCGGAGGGAGATGGTCGAGTGGGCAGAACAATGACCCCTGCCAGAGCAATTGAAGGGGAAGGACGCGGCACATGGCCAACGCCCGCAGCAGGCGGACGCTCGTGTCCAACGAGCTGCTCGACCACGCGGCCCGACTGTTCAGCGAGCGCGGCTTCGCAGGCACGAGCCTGCAGGACATCGCTGACGCGATGGGCGTGAGCCGGCCGTCGATCTACACCTACGTGCGCAACAAGGAGGAGCTGCTCGCCGAGCTCGTGCACGACGTGCTCGACCCCACGGTGCGCATCCTGGAGGAGGCGCACGAGCGCACCGATGTCCCGGCCGAGCAGCGCCTCGCCGACGCGGTGCGGGCGATGGCGGTGCACAACTGCCGCAACACCCGACGCTTCCGGCTGCTCGACCGCAGCGAGCCGCACCTGTCCCCCGAGCTGGCCGCCCAGCACCGCGACTCGCGTCGGCGGGTGCTCGCGCTGCTCGTGGGTCTCGTCGAGGACGCCATGACCGCCGGGGCACTGCGGCCGCTGCCCGCGCGCACCGTCGCGTTGTCGATCCTCGGGATGATCAACTGGATCGCCTGGTGGTACCGCCCCGAGGTCGACGGTCCCGCCGAGGACCT
This window harbors:
- a CDS encoding TetR/AcrR family transcriptional regulator; translation: MANARSRRTLVSNELLDHAARLFSERGFAGTSLQDIADAMGVSRPSIYTYVRNKEELLAELVHDVLDPTVRILEEAHERTDVPAEQRLADAVRAMAVHNCRNTRRFRLLDRSEPHLSPELAAQHRDSRRRVLALLVGLVEDAMTAGALRPLPARTVALSILGMINWIAWWYRPEVDGPAEDLADVMVDMAMSGVRRPDGRAQGSGPWAALAQVKEDLAVLERSMSAELPQDDDGA